A single Corynebacterium resistens DSM 45100 DNA region contains:
- a CDS encoding ribosome assembly cofactor RimP, with amino-acid sequence MAFPSTTQLKSLLETVVHQYGCVIEDIQVARAGAKSSVKIFVDSEVAVPTTLASATEVQPHEFTGPDLDAVEQLSRDISAELDRAEEQGQLNFGPGYTLEVGSAGASAPIVKPRHWVKNLGRLVKLPEGPLKGAKARVAQAAEDGVILIFKKGKELNVSLHSLEEVSGARVEIEFSKVPEAEQHLVGLQASAYDAMIDRR; translated from the coding sequence ATGGCATTCCCGAGCACAACCCAGTTAAAGAGCCTCTTGGAAACTGTCGTACACCAGTACGGCTGCGTGATTGAAGACATTCAAGTCGCAAGGGCCGGCGCGAAATCCAGTGTCAAGATTTTCGTAGACAGTGAAGTGGCTGTACCAACTACCTTGGCTAGCGCCACCGAAGTTCAGCCACATGAGTTCACAGGTCCAGATTTGGATGCCGTAGAACAGCTCAGCCGTGATATTTCTGCAGAGTTGGATCGAGCCGAAGAACAAGGCCAGCTGAACTTTGGGCCCGGTTATACGCTTGAGGTGGGCTCCGCGGGGGCGTCGGCACCAATTGTGAAACCCCGGCACTGGGTGAAGAACCTAGGACGTCTGGTGAAGCTACCTGAAGGGCCACTAAAGGGGGCGAAAGCTCGTGTGGCGCAGGCGGCCGAAGACGGTGTCATCCTTATCTTTAAGAAGGGCAAAGAACTCAATGTGTCTCTGCACTCGTTGGAAGAGGTGTCAGGCGCACGCGTGGAGATTGAGTTTTCCAAGGTTCCCGAGGCCGAACAGCACTTGGTCGGTTTGCAGGCCAGCGCTTATGATGCAATGATCGATCGTCGATAA
- a CDS encoding YlxR family protein, which yields MNSNESHVPQRTCIATREVLPVPQLLRVVAVEKGSETVTVLPDPTRRLGGRGAWIQPTLEAFHVAHTRRAFARALKVSNAKAIDVDPVRTYIEGLPSQAANP from the coding sequence ATGAACTCGAATGAGTCCCACGTACCCCAGCGAACGTGCATTGCCACGCGGGAAGTACTTCCCGTACCTCAGCTGTTGAGGGTGGTGGCAGTTGAAAAAGGATCGGAAACGGTAACGGTATTGCCGGATCCGACCCGCAGATTGGGTGGCCGGGGAGCGTGGATCCAACCAACGTTGGAGGCCTTTCATGTGGCGCACACGAGGCGGGCATTTGCCCGCGCTCTGAAGGTGTCGAACGCGAAAGCGATCGACGTGGACCCCGTCCGTACCTATATTGAGGGCTTGCCGTCGCAAGCGGCGAACCCTTAA
- the cobA gene encoding uroporphyrinogen-III C-methyltransferase produces MTATTNSFPSGRVVLIGGGPGAWDLITIRGMRALQAADVILTDHLGPSGDLEKLCDVASKEVIDVAKLPYGKQVAQRKTNELLVEHARAGKNVVRLKGGDPFVFGRGFEEVQACAQAGVPCEVIPGVTSAVSVPALAGIPVTQRGLVHSFTVVSGHLPPGHTKSLVDWQALATSGGTISVIMGVKNVRPISEALISGGLAAETPAAVIQEGTTDRERVFRCQLASLAETFERERITSPAVYIIGEVAGLA; encoded by the coding sequence ATGACCGCAACAACCAATTCTTTTCCGTCCGGCCGCGTCGTTCTGATTGGTGGCGGGCCCGGTGCCTGGGATCTGATCACCATTCGCGGTATGCGTGCGCTTCAAGCTGCGGATGTCATCCTCACGGATCACCTTGGCCCATCGGGAGATTTGGAAAAGCTGTGCGATGTGGCGTCGAAAGAAGTGATCGACGTGGCGAAGCTGCCCTACGGTAAACAGGTCGCTCAAAGGAAGACCAATGAACTGTTAGTGGAGCATGCGCGGGCGGGCAAGAACGTGGTGCGGCTCAAAGGCGGGGACCCTTTCGTTTTTGGGCGCGGGTTTGAGGAGGTTCAAGCCTGTGCCCAAGCCGGAGTGCCGTGTGAGGTAATACCCGGTGTAACCAGTGCTGTTAGCGTTCCGGCGCTGGCCGGTATCCCTGTTACACAGCGCGGACTTGTGCATTCGTTCACAGTGGTCTCGGGGCATCTTCCTCCAGGACACACGAAATCTCTCGTGGACTGGCAGGCATTAGCGACGAGTGGCGGCACCATCAGTGTGATCATGGGAGTGAAAAATGTTCGGCCGATTTCCGAGGCGCTGATCAGTGGAGGGCTGGCCGCGGAAACGCCCGCTGCGGTGATTCAGGAAGGTACCACCGACCGAGAGCGCGTTTTCCGTTGCCAACTCGCCAGCCTCGCGGAAACTTTCGAACGGGAGCGAATTACATCGCCGGCGGTGTACATCATCGGTGAAGTGGCCGGGCTCGCTTAG
- the mqo gene encoding malate dehydrogenase (quinone): MVSNNTQTDAVDVLLVGAGVISTTLSVMLKELQPSWSQLILERLDVPGAESSDPWNNAGTGHSALCELNYTPEVNGKIDISKAVGVNEKFQVSRQFWSYLVENGTLGDPSEFINRVPHVSFAHGLQQVDYLKARYEALKEHPLFPNMQYSDSEEKFRESLPLMAKGRDFNDPVAISWFEDGTDINYGALTRQYLDALTAKGVEVRYGNEVKNISRDGAKWKVTSKNLHTGDTSVITANFVFIGAGGMALPLLQKSGIPEIKGYGGFPVSGQWLRCTNEELIDQHQAKVYGKAAVGAPPMSVPHLDTRVIDGKKGLLFGPYAGWTPKFLKKGSFLDLFKSIRPGNLPSYLGVGVQELGLTKYLVEEVLKDHKAKMEALREYMPTARDEDWEIVVAGQRVQVIKPIGAPKFGSLEFGTALVNSSDGTIAGLMGASPGASIAPAAMVEVLERCFGQHMGEWAPKLKEMIPSYGGRISQKPELFREQWDRSQKALKLDS; the protein is encoded by the coding sequence GTGGTTTCGAACAATACTCAGACTGATGCTGTCGACGTCCTGCTAGTGGGCGCCGGCGTTATTTCCACCACCTTGTCCGTCATGCTCAAAGAGTTGCAGCCCAGCTGGAGCCAGCTCATCCTTGAGCGCTTGGATGTGCCCGGTGCAGAATCTTCCGATCCGTGGAACAACGCAGGCACTGGCCACTCCGCTCTCTGTGAGTTGAACTACACGCCTGAGGTCAACGGCAAAATCGATATCTCCAAGGCCGTGGGTGTCAATGAAAAATTCCAGGTTTCCCGCCAGTTCTGGAGCTACCTGGTTGAAAACGGCACCTTGGGTGACCCCAGCGAGTTCATCAACCGCGTGCCACACGTATCCTTCGCACACGGTCTGCAACAGGTGGATTACCTGAAGGCTCGCTACGAGGCTTTGAAGGAACACCCACTGTTCCCGAACATGCAGTACTCCGATTCCGAGGAGAAGTTCCGTGAATCGCTGCCACTAATGGCGAAGGGTCGCGATTTCAATGACCCTGTAGCGATTTCTTGGTTCGAAGACGGTACCGATATCAACTATGGTGCGCTGACCCGCCAGTACCTCGATGCACTTACTGCCAAAGGTGTAGAGGTTCGCTACGGCAATGAGGTCAAGAACATTTCCCGCGATGGTGCGAAGTGGAAGGTTACCTCCAAAAACCTGCACACCGGTGACACCAGCGTGATCACTGCCAACTTCGTCTTCATCGGTGCTGGTGGTATGGCGCTACCACTTCTTCAGAAATCCGGTATTCCAGAGATCAAGGGTTACGGTGGTTTCCCTGTCTCCGGTCAGTGGTTGCGCTGCACCAATGAGGAGCTCATCGATCAGCACCAAGCAAAGGTTTACGGCAAAGCGGCGGTGGGGGCTCCACCAATGTCCGTTCCTCACTTGGATACCCGCGTGATTGACGGCAAGAAGGGCTTGCTGTTCGGACCATACGCGGGCTGGACTCCAAAGTTCCTCAAGAAGGGTTCCTTCTTGGATCTATTCAAGTCCATCCGCCCCGGCAACCTGCCTTCCTACTTGGGTGTCGGTGTTCAGGAATTGGGCCTGACCAAGTACTTGGTCGAGGAGGTTCTGAAGGATCACAAGGCCAAGATGGAAGCACTGCGCGAGTACATGCCAACCGCCCGGGATGAGGATTGGGAGATCGTTGTAGCCGGTCAGCGCGTGCAGGTTATCAAGCCAATTGGTGCGCCAAAGTTCGGCTCCCTCGAGTTCGGTACCGCACTGGTTAACTCTTCTGACGGCACCATCGCTGGTCTGATGGGTGCCTCCCCAGGTGCGTCCATCGCTCCTGCCGCCATGGTCGAGGTGCTGGAGCGCTGCTTTGGCCAGCACATGGGCGAGTGGGCGCCGAAGCTGAAGGAGATGATCCCTTCTTACGGCGGTCGCATTTCCCAGAAGCCTGAGCTATTCCGTGAACAGTGGGATCGCTCTCAGAAGGCCCTGAAGCTGGATAGCTAA
- the nusA gene encoding transcription termination factor NusA, producing the protein MNIDMAALRALEAQEGVEFHDLINGIKRGLLESYKELTRYEGWVEVDIDGTSGEVTVYQVERDEDGEVTGRFDDTPSDFGRAGAMAVRDAIRYRIKEARVQRDYDEYADLRYRVVSGVVTRNAMANERGVVVVHLGTEAKGKDGEILPAEQLPGEKLEHGMRVKAYVTDVIKNSRFVQIIMSRTHPELVRGLFALEVPEVADGSVEIVSVAREAGHRTKIAVRSTIKGLNAKGACIGPRGQRVAAIQRELGGEKIDIIDFSEDPAVYVGNALSPSKVVRVDVTDPDFQVARAVVPDYQLSLAIGKEGQNARLAARLTGWKIDIRPETDAAQ; encoded by the coding sequence GTGAATATTGATATGGCTGCGCTGCGGGCGCTGGAAGCTCAAGAAGGCGTGGAATTCCACGACCTCATCAACGGGATCAAGCGGGGGCTGCTGGAATCCTACAAAGAACTGACCCGTTACGAGGGGTGGGTCGAAGTAGACATTGACGGAACCAGTGGCGAAGTCACCGTTTACCAAGTCGAACGGGATGAAGACGGCGAAGTTACCGGTCGATTCGATGACACTCCAAGCGACTTCGGTCGCGCTGGCGCAATGGCTGTTCGCGATGCGATTCGCTACCGCATTAAGGAAGCCCGTGTGCAACGAGACTACGATGAGTACGCTGACCTGCGGTACCGCGTGGTCTCGGGTGTGGTCACACGCAATGCGATGGCTAACGAGCGTGGTGTGGTGGTAGTGCACCTCGGTACGGAGGCCAAGGGCAAGGACGGCGAGATCTTGCCGGCCGAGCAACTTCCAGGTGAGAAGCTGGAGCACGGCATGCGCGTGAAGGCGTATGTCACTGATGTGATTAAGAACTCGCGCTTCGTGCAAATCATCATGTCGCGTACCCACCCGGAGCTGGTGCGTGGGCTGTTTGCGCTTGAGGTTCCTGAGGTCGCAGACGGTTCTGTGGAGATCGTTTCAGTTGCCCGTGAGGCCGGCCACCGTACCAAGATCGCGGTGCGCTCCACGATCAAGGGGCTTAACGCCAAGGGTGCCTGCATTGGTCCGCGAGGACAGCGCGTGGCAGCTATCCAGCGCGAGCTGGGTGGGGAGAAGATCGACATTATTGACTTTTCGGAGGACCCCGCAGTTTATGTGGGGAATGCGCTATCGCCCTCAAAGGTTGTGCGTGTTGACGTCACCGATCCTGATTTTCAGGTGGCTCGGGCGGTTGTTCCCGATTACCAACTGAGTTTGGCTATTGGCAAGGAAGGTCAGAATGCCCGTCTGGCTGCGCGCCTGACCGGATGGAAAATCGATATCCGCCCGGAAACTGATGCCGCGCAGTAA
- the infB gene encoding translation initiation factor IF-2 → MAGKLRVHELAKQLGVTSKELLATLKEQGEFVKTASSTVEAPVVRKMRKHYGVEGSGSKSGGDATQAKGPVPTSTPAGSTPTKSEPAPKKTGAKPGPKPGAGAAKPGPKPGVNPAVAKAATTPTSSVKPGEKAPKPGGPRPGAAAPKPGAGAKPGPAAGGPKPGAGAKPGPAAGGPKPGAGAKPGPKPGGRAPRVANNPFSSGSDRPAPRPRGGQAGPNDMPRPGGGRGGQGGPRPGQRTGGKPGAGRPGAKPGAAPRGGSGGGAERQGGGRRPSPAMMPSHPSPGQMPAKSGGFGGRGGRGGGPGGPGGPGGPGGPRGGRGGRRGGTAGAFGRPGGPPRKGRKSKRQKRNEYEAMQAPSVVGGVKLPNGKGQKIRLARGASLADFAEKIEADAAALVQALFNLGEMVTATQSVSDETLQLLGEEMDYKVEVVSPEDEDRELLESFDLQFGEDEGDDEDLAHRPPVVTVMGHVDHGKTRLLDTIRQANVGSGEAGGITQHIGAYQVAVDMEGSDRLVTFLDTPGHEAFTAMRARGAKSTDIAILVVAADDGVMPQTVEAINHAKAADVPVVVAVNKIDKEGAQPDKIRGQLTEYDLIPEEYGGDTMFVDISAKQNTNIDALLEAVLLTADASLDLRANPDMDAQGVAIEAHLDRGRGPVATILVQRGTLRIGDSIVVGDAHGRVRRMIDEHGNDVQEAGPSRPVQVLGLTSVCGAGDNLLVVDEDRTARQIADRRNARRRNALQAKNRKRVSLEDLDEVLKETNTLNLILKGDNAGTVEALEDALLKIEVDDEVALNIIDRGVGAVTETNVNLAAASDAVIIGFNVRAEGKATEVANTEGVEIRYYSIIYKAIEEIEAALKGMLKPIYEEKEIGTAEIRAIFKASAVGLIAGCMVETGKVRRNAKVRLTRDGTVVTEDATIDSLRREKDDVTEVAHGYECGMVLSYPNIEVGDRIEVYEMVEVPRD, encoded by the coding sequence GTGGCCGGAAAGCTACGTGTACACGAACTTGCAAAACAACTAGGCGTGACCAGCAAGGAATTGCTTGCCACCCTGAAGGAACAAGGCGAGTTCGTTAAAACGGCATCATCCACAGTCGAAGCCCCAGTCGTGCGCAAGATGCGCAAGCACTACGGGGTTGAAGGCTCTGGTTCCAAATCTGGTGGCGACGCCACACAGGCCAAGGGGCCAGTTCCTACCAGCACTCCAGCTGGATCCACTCCTACGAAGAGTGAACCTGCGCCAAAGAAGACCGGTGCAAAACCAGGACCTAAGCCCGGAGCGGGTGCAGCGAAGCCTGGCCCTAAGCCGGGTGTGAATCCGGCAGTGGCTAAGGCTGCTACAACCCCGACGAGCAGCGTTAAGCCAGGGGAGAAGGCACCTAAGCCAGGTGGCCCACGCCCAGGGGCAGCTGCACCTAAGCCAGGTGCTGGAGCGAAGCCGGGCCCAGCTGCTGGTGGACCAAAGCCCGGAGCCGGAGCGAAGCCAGGTCCAGCTGCTGGTGGACCAAAGCCCGGAGCCGGAGCGAAGCCAGGTCCTAAGCCCGGTGGACGTGCTCCACGTGTGGCGAATAACCCATTCTCCTCCGGTTCTGATCGACCCGCTCCGCGTCCACGTGGTGGACAGGCCGGCCCTAACGACATGCCACGTCCAGGCGGTGGTCGCGGTGGTCAGGGTGGCCCTCGACCAGGTCAGCGTACTGGTGGCAAGCCCGGTGCAGGTCGCCCAGGCGCAAAGCCGGGGGCTGCCCCCCGCGGTGGATCCGGCGGTGGCGCTGAGCGTCAAGGTGGTGGACGTCGTCCATCGCCAGCAATGATGCCGAGCCACCCGAGCCCGGGGCAGATGCCAGCCAAGTCCGGCGGATTCGGTGGTCGCGGTGGCCGTGGTGGCGGTCCAGGTGGCCCTGGTGGACCAGGTGGTCCAGGAGGCCCACGCGGCGGTCGTGGTGGTCGCCGCGGTGGCACCGCTGGTGCGTTCGGGCGCCCCGGTGGTCCTCCACGCAAGGGTCGTAAGTCGAAGCGTCAGAAGCGCAACGAATACGAGGCAATGCAGGCTCCAAGTGTCGTTGGTGGCGTGAAGCTGCCTAACGGCAAGGGGCAGAAGATTCGTCTTGCTCGTGGTGCATCGCTGGCTGACTTTGCCGAGAAAATCGAGGCAGATGCAGCAGCATTGGTTCAGGCATTGTTCAACTTGGGCGAAATGGTGACCGCTACGCAATCCGTTTCTGATGAAACCTTGCAGCTGTTGGGTGAAGAAATGGACTACAAGGTCGAGGTCGTGTCGCCTGAGGACGAGGACCGCGAGCTTCTCGAAAGCTTCGATCTGCAGTTCGGCGAGGACGAGGGCGATGATGAGGATCTCGCTCACCGTCCTCCCGTGGTTACCGTTATGGGCCACGTGGACCACGGTAAGACTCGCTTGCTGGATACCATTCGCCAGGCGAATGTTGGCTCCGGTGAGGCCGGCGGCATTACCCAGCACATTGGTGCTTACCAGGTTGCCGTTGACATGGAGGGCTCCGACCGGTTGGTTACCTTCCTGGATACCCCAGGTCACGAGGCCTTCACCGCGATGCGTGCCCGCGGTGCGAAGTCCACGGATATCGCCATCCTCGTGGTCGCTGCGGATGACGGCGTGATGCCTCAGACGGTGGAAGCCATCAACCACGCGAAGGCTGCCGACGTGCCTGTCGTGGTTGCAGTGAACAAGATCGATAAGGAAGGCGCCCAGCCGGATAAGATCCGTGGTCAGCTGACCGAGTACGACCTCATTCCGGAGGAGTACGGTGGCGACACGATGTTTGTGGATATCTCTGCTAAGCAGAACACCAACATCGATGCGCTGCTTGAGGCGGTTCTGCTGACTGCTGACGCCTCCTTGGATCTGCGTGCGAACCCAGACATGGATGCTCAGGGTGTAGCCATCGAGGCTCACTTGGACCGCGGTCGCGGACCTGTGGCCACCATTCTGGTGCAGCGCGGTACCTTGCGCATCGGCGATTCCATCGTGGTAGGCGATGCACACGGTCGCGTGCGCCGCATGATCGATGAACACGGCAATGACGTCCAGGAAGCCGGACCTTCCCGTCCGGTCCAGGTGCTGGGTCTCACCAGTGTCTGCGGTGCTGGCGACAACTTGCTCGTGGTCGACGAGGATCGCACCGCGCGTCAGATTGCCGATCGCCGAAACGCGCGGCGTCGAAATGCGTTGCAAGCGAAGAACCGCAAGCGTGTAAGCCTTGAGGATCTGGATGAGGTTTTGAAGGAAACCAATACCCTCAACCTGATCTTGAAGGGCGATAACGCCGGTACGGTTGAGGCTCTGGAAGATGCACTGCTGAAGATTGAGGTTGATGACGAGGTAGCACTGAACATCATCGACCGTGGTGTTGGTGCCGTAACCGAAACCAACGTCAATCTGGCTGCGGCTTCCGATGCCGTGATCATTGGCTTCAACGTTCGTGCTGAGGGCAAGGCAACCGAAGTTGCTAATACCGAAGGCGTGGAGATCCGCTACTACTCGATCATCTACAAGGCGATCGAGGAGATCGAGGCTGCGCTCAAGGGCATGCTCAAGCCGATCTACGAGGAAAAGGAGATCGGTACCGCCGAGATCCGCGCAATCTTCAAGGCTTCTGCCGTGGGCCTCATCGCCGGCTGCATGGTGGAGACCGGCAAGGTTCGTCGCAATGCCAAGGTTCGCCTCACTCGCGATGGCACGGTAGTGACGGAAGATGCCACGATCGACTCGCTGCGTCGGGAGAAGGACGATGTCACCGAAGTCGCACACGGTTACGAGTGCGGTATGGTGCTGTCCTACCCGAACATCGAAGTTGGCGACCGCATCGAGGTCTACGAAATGGTCGAGGTTCCCCGCGACTAG
- a CDS encoding proline--tRNA ligase, producing the protein MITRMSTLFLRTLRDDPADAEVPSHKLLVRAGYIRRAAPGVYSWLPLGLRVLRKVENVVRNEMDAIGAQELSFPALLPREPYETTGRWTEYGDALLRLKDRKGADYLLGPTHEEMFTSVVKGEYNSYKDFPVTLYQIQNKYRDEERPRAGILRGREFIMKDSYSFDMDDEGLERSYHKHREAYQKIFDTLGVQYAICAATSGAMGGSASEEFLAVAENGEDTFVRSTGSDYAANVEAVVTQAPDPRPIDGQPALEVRESPNTTTIDALVKWANEAGITVDGRAVSAEDTLKCVVVKITEHGVDDEGKPMGSHLAGVLIPGDREVDMKRLEAALEPAEVALAEDDDFTKHPFLVKGFVGPQGLAANGVKLLADPRVVEGTRWITGADKKDHHVLNMVAGRDFTPDSFIEAAEVKEGDPSPDGKGALTLARGIEIGHIFQLGRKYTEAFDVQILDENGKRAVPTMGSYGIGVSRLVAVLAEQMHDEYGLRWPVAVAPYDVHVVIANKDAAAAEAAEKLTTELSSTGLDVLIDDRPKVSPGVKFKDSELLGMPLVVVVGRGFAEGKVELRNRLSGDKLEVAYEDAVSAVQQQLTA; encoded by the coding sequence ATGATTACCCGCATGTCTACCCTGTTCCTTCGCACGCTGCGTGACGACCCAGCGGACGCAGAAGTACCAAGCCACAAGCTGCTGGTTCGTGCCGGTTATATCCGTCGTGCTGCCCCCGGTGTTTACTCGTGGTTGCCACTGGGATTGCGCGTGCTGCGCAAGGTGGAAAATGTCGTTCGTAATGAGATGGACGCAATCGGAGCGCAGGAGCTCAGCTTCCCAGCGTTGCTGCCTCGCGAACCCTATGAAACGACCGGGCGGTGGACCGAGTATGGCGATGCCTTGCTACGCCTGAAGGATCGCAAGGGAGCGGATTATCTGCTTGGCCCCACACATGAGGAGATGTTTACCTCAGTGGTAAAGGGAGAGTACAACTCGTATAAGGATTTCCCCGTCACGCTTTACCAGATCCAAAACAAATACCGCGATGAGGAACGCCCCCGTGCAGGCATCCTGCGTGGTCGTGAGTTCATCATGAAGGATTCGTACTCCTTCGACATGGACGATGAAGGGCTTGAGCGCAGCTACCACAAGCATCGCGAGGCATACCAAAAAATCTTCGATACCTTGGGCGTGCAATATGCCATTTGTGCGGCAACCTCGGGTGCGATGGGTGGTTCCGCCTCGGAGGAGTTCCTCGCAGTGGCGGAAAACGGTGAGGACACGTTTGTGCGCTCCACCGGATCGGACTATGCCGCGAACGTTGAGGCAGTTGTTACACAAGCGCCGGATCCCCGACCTATTGACGGGCAGCCTGCATTGGAGGTGCGCGAGAGCCCGAACACAACGACTATTGATGCGCTGGTGAAATGGGCTAACGAAGCTGGTATCACTGTTGATGGTCGCGCCGTGAGTGCTGAAGATACCCTCAAATGCGTTGTTGTGAAGATCACCGAACACGGTGTGGATGACGAAGGGAAGCCTATGGGTAGTCACCTCGCCGGCGTACTGATCCCTGGCGACCGCGAAGTCGACATGAAGCGACTTGAAGCGGCGCTAGAACCTGCCGAGGTGGCCCTGGCTGAGGACGATGATTTCACGAAGCATCCTTTCCTCGTCAAGGGGTTCGTCGGCCCACAGGGGTTGGCTGCCAACGGTGTGAAGCTTCTCGCCGATCCACGTGTTGTGGAAGGCACACGGTGGATTACTGGCGCGGATAAAAAGGATCACCATGTGCTCAATATGGTGGCAGGTCGCGACTTCACTCCAGATAGCTTCATCGAAGCTGCCGAGGTGAAGGAAGGCGATCCATCGCCGGACGGCAAGGGTGCATTGACCTTGGCTCGGGGTATCGAAATCGGGCATATTTTCCAGCTCGGTCGCAAATACACTGAAGCCTTTGACGTTCAGATCCTCGATGAGAATGGCAAGCGTGCAGTGCCCACCATGGGGTCCTACGGCATTGGCGTATCTCGCTTGGTAGCCGTGCTGGCCGAACAAATGCATGACGAATACGGCTTGCGCTGGCCGGTGGCCGTAGCACCGTATGACGTTCATGTCGTCATTGCGAATAAGGATGCTGCAGCCGCTGAGGCGGCGGAGAAGCTGACCACAGAGCTGTCCTCCACGGGGTTGGATGTTTTGATCGACGACCGGCCGAAGGTATCCCCAGGCGTGAAGTTCAAGGATTCCGAGCTACTCGGTATGCCCCTCGTTGTCGTGGTGGGGCGTGGTTTTGCTGAGGGCAAGGTCGAGCTCCGCAATAGGCTGTCCGGAGACAAACTGGAAGTAGCCTACGAGGATGCTGTTTCTGCGGTGCAGCAGCAGCTCACCGCTTAG
- a CDS encoding DUF4439 domain-containing protein — MFKHVPFSSASVHQTHTDIPPRRPLALDRRGFLLGGIAAFGTLTLSACTSDGASLTGVFAASPQPDEKLVNFYWALKDAAEAASGKKAAGLNATAKVYEGQAALLAKEISRQCGRDDEGKAPEQCAATTAPSARPSAANDSNTAPNDEKLRKSALTLITAPASSGKEDALQSNRAVAGIATGIYAALAVTSNSAALEEAQRIDEKAVADGFGGAQGEALEALADAIDMTYGAIYVSGLALAADGGNNRETLRAVADRLRDFRESALAVLEAATADQPIPQASYQPPGGAPKDSASALETQLKCTQPITKQLRFLVTQTNRSESREFAARWCGLIARLEAALERAQGNNPLDHATRGA, encoded by the coding sequence ATGTTCAAGCATGTTCCGTTCAGTTCCGCTTCTGTCCACCAAACCCACACCGACATCCCACCGCGTCGTCCACTGGCGCTGGATCGGCGGGGATTCCTGCTAGGCGGGATAGCAGCCTTCGGAACGTTGACGCTGAGCGCCTGCACATCCGATGGAGCTTCCCTCACGGGTGTTTTTGCCGCTTCTCCTCAACCCGATGAGAAGCTGGTGAACTTTTATTGGGCACTCAAGGATGCGGCCGAGGCGGCGTCGGGAAAAAAGGCAGCGGGATTAAACGCGACGGCGAAGGTATATGAAGGCCAAGCTGCGCTGCTGGCGAAGGAGATTTCTCGGCAATGCGGACGAGACGATGAAGGCAAAGCACCCGAGCAATGTGCGGCGACAACTGCTCCATCGGCTCGGCCCAGCGCAGCGAACGATTCCAACACGGCACCTAATGACGAGAAACTACGTAAGAGTGCGCTGACGTTGATCACTGCGCCAGCAAGTTCCGGCAAAGAAGATGCTCTCCAATCCAATCGGGCGGTCGCTGGGATTGCGACTGGGATCTATGCTGCGCTCGCTGTGACTAGCAATAGCGCCGCGCTAGAGGAAGCCCAGCGTATTGACGAAAAAGCGGTAGCTGATGGTTTTGGAGGAGCCCAAGGAGAAGCCCTCGAAGCCCTCGCGGATGCGATCGATATGACGTATGGGGCGATCTACGTTAGTGGTTTGGCGCTAGCCGCCGACGGTGGCAATAACCGCGAGACGTTGCGCGCAGTGGCGGATAGGTTACGTGATTTCCGCGAGTCCGCGCTTGCCGTTTTGGAAGCGGCCACTGCAGATCAGCCGATACCCCAGGCCAGCTATCAACCCCCGGGTGGAGCTCCTAAGGACTCCGCTTCGGCGCTGGAAACTCAATTGAAGTGCACCCAGCCGATTACAAAGCAGCTGCGCTTTCTGGTGACGCAGACCAACCGGTCAGAGTCTCGGGAATTCGCAGCAAGGTGGTGTGGATTGATCGCGCGTTTGGAGGCAGCCCTTGAGCGTGCCCAAGGGAATAATCCCTTGGATCACGCCACGCGGGGCGCATGA
- the yaaA gene encoding peroxide stress protein YaaA, whose amino-acid sequence MLIVLPPSETKSVGGDGAPLNFAGLSFPLLNSTRESIAHDLASLDDTQAMAALGLSEKLRVEAAHNRALFDSPTQPAILRYTGVLYDALDVPSLPPSAWRNLAIGSALFGVVMAADPIPHYRLSGTVKLPPSNDTLKKRWGSQITDTLASYQDKAGGPIVDLRSGTYQQLGKLPGAITVRVESEQTDGSRKVVSHFNKHYKGLVARELATCGSTPRAINDIAGILANAGMCVELPGDSARGSKITELTLVVSQH is encoded by the coding sequence ATGTTGATCGTGCTTCCCCCTTCCGAAACTAAGTCCGTCGGCGGCGACGGAGCACCCTTGAACTTCGCCGGCCTCAGTTTTCCCCTGCTCAACTCAACGCGTGAAAGTATCGCCCACGACCTAGCCTCACTGGATGATACGCAAGCAATGGCAGCGCTGGGTCTCTCTGAAAAACTCCGCGTTGAAGCCGCTCACAATCGCGCACTATTTGACTCCCCCACCCAACCTGCAATTCTGCGTTACACGGGTGTGTTGTATGACGCCCTCGACGTTCCCTCGCTGCCCCCATCGGCATGGCGGAACCTTGCGATCGGATCGGCGCTTTTTGGAGTGGTGATGGCTGCCGATCCTATACCGCACTACCGGCTATCGGGCACGGTCAAACTGCCCCCTTCCAATGACACATTGAAGAAGCGCTGGGGTTCCCAGATCACGGACACATTGGCGTCATACCAAGATAAAGCCGGCGGACCGATCGTCGACCTCCGCAGTGGCACCTACCAACAGCTGGGCAAACTGCCAGGCGCAATCACTGTGCGGGTGGAAAGCGAACAAACCGATGGCTCTCGCAAGGTCGTCAGTCACTTCAACAAGCACTACAAGGGCCTTGTTGCACGGGAATTGGCGACCTGTGGTTCGACGCCCCGCGCAATCAACGACATCGCCGGCATCTTGGCTAACGCGGGCATGTGTGTAGAGCTACCCGGTGACTCTGCCCGCGGCAGCAAAATCACCGAACTCACGTTGGTTGTCAGCCAACACTAA